In the Pristiophorus japonicus isolate sPriJap1 chromosome 5, sPriJap1.hap1, whole genome shotgun sequence genome, one interval contains:
- the LOC139263930 gene encoding histone H2B 5-like, producing MPEEKKPAPKKGAKKAITKPSAKGSKKHRKSRKESYSIYIAMKQVHPNTGISSKAMGIMNSFVNDIFERIAGEASRLAHYNKRCTISSPEIQTAVRLLLPGELAKHAMLEGTKAVTKYTSSK from the coding sequence ATGCCCGAGGAGAAGAAACCAGCTCCGAAGAAGGGCGCCAAGAAAGCCATCACTAAACCCTCAGCGAAGGGCAGCAAGAAGCACAGAAAAtcaaggaaggagagttactccatctacatagcGATGAAGCAGGTTCATCCCAAcactggcatctcctccaaggccatgggcatcatgaactcattcgtgaacgatatttttgagcgcatcgcgggtgaggcttcccgcctagcccattacaacaagcgctgcaccatcagctccccggagatccagaccgccgtgcgcctgctgttgcccggggagctggccaagcacgccatgttggaagggacaaaggcggtgactaagtacaccagctccaagtaa